In Kushneria marisflavi, the following are encoded in one genomic region:
- a CDS encoding polysaccharide export protein gives MKRLLSCALLGSSLLLGGCVLSPGSDMPYENSGPPIDDLVDVQPITFGLVQAQNAARKEFISQQSLKEATQEMASGANDYNYRIGKGDILNIVVYDHPELTIPAGGERSSVETGNVVHSDGTIFYPYVGRIHVAGKNVADVRTQIASALADYIAEPQVEVNIASFQSQKAYVSGQVSNPGQQPITNTPLTVLDAISSAGGLNENADWRHVVLTHNGQEEIINVYDMLQNGQMSQNRLLHDGDVLHVPDVGSQKVYVLGEVLRPQDLPMGGQRFSLVDALSQSGGINEVEARASGIFVIRQGGPGDKMATVYQLDASNAASFVIGTEFELEPQDIVYVTTAPITRWNRVISQLLPSTNLTRQTVGSVRDYNDL, from the coding sequence ATGAAGCGGCTGCTGAGTTGTGCCTTGTTGGGGAGTTCCCTTCTTTTGGGAGGTTGTGTCCTTTCTCCCGGCAGTGATATGCCCTACGAAAATTCTGGGCCACCCATCGATGATCTGGTAGATGTCCAGCCCATCACCTTTGGTCTTGTGCAGGCTCAGAATGCTGCCCGCAAGGAGTTTATCTCTCAGCAAAGTCTGAAAGAGGCCACTCAGGAGATGGCATCCGGTGCCAACGATTACAACTATCGGATTGGCAAGGGCGATATTCTCAATATCGTTGTATACGATCACCCCGAGCTCACCATTCCGGCCGGAGGAGAGCGTAGCTCTGTCGAGACAGGGAATGTGGTCCATAGCGATGGCACCATTTTCTATCCCTATGTCGGTCGTATCCATGTTGCCGGCAAGAATGTGGCCGATGTGCGTACGCAGATCGCCTCAGCATTAGCCGATTACATCGCCGAGCCTCAGGTCGAGGTCAACATTGCCAGCTTCCAGTCCCAGAAGGCCTACGTTAGCGGCCAGGTCTCCAACCCGGGGCAACAACCCATCACCAATACGCCACTTACGGTGCTCGATGCCATCAGCAGTGCAGGTGGCCTCAATGAAAACGCTGATTGGCGGCATGTTGTCCTGACACATAATGGTCAGGAAGAAATTATTAACGTCTATGACATGCTGCAAAACGGCCAGATGAGTCAGAACCGTCTGCTGCATGATGGTGATGTGCTGCACGTGCCTGATGTTGGTTCTCAGAAGGTTTACGTCCTGGGTGAAGTTCTGAGGCCGCAGGATCTGCCGATGGGTGGACAGCGATTCAGTCTGGTGGATGCATTGAGTCAGTCCGGTGGCATCAACGAGGTTGAAGCAAGAGCCTCGGGCATCTTCGTTATCAGGCAGGGCGGTCCGGGCGACAAGATGGCCACCGTATATCAGTTGGATGCCAGCAACGCGGCCTCATTTGTTATTGGCACGGAATTCGAGCTTGAACCGCAGGACATCGTGTATGTCACGACCGCGCCTATTACCCGCTGGAACCGTGTTATCAGCCAGTTGCTGCCATCAACCAACCTTACCCGTCAAACGGTTGGCTCAGTCAGAGACTACAACGACCTCTAA